Sequence from the Phragmites australis chromosome 6, lpPhrAust1.1, whole genome shotgun sequence genome:
tgatacagtcactatcaatgtcggttccagccaagaaccgacactgatagtgactatcagtaccggttcttatcTCTTTAGCTGTAGTTCgcgcgcgggagtttaagaactggAACTGATACGTCTTCAATGCCGATTACTATTGAACTGGCATTGATGGGGTGCTACATATGtgatattttgtagtagtgcattattcgtaggatctaaATGGTGTTTCCCAAGCCGCAATATAATATTGTCATCTCttttcttcatgaaagggacatcaatgataTGACCGCCACCGATGCCGTTAGAAAGGTATGTGCTCATGAAATATTCTTGTTTAGAGATTATGAATCTTCATTTAAGAAGAATCTTTCTCTCAAGGTCAAGATGGTTgataagaacaagaagaagatgaatctcccatcatcaagcgaaagtaacgatgatgatgatgatgactctaaTACCGAGCTTGCCCTCCTCACGAGAaaaccacaaggatgatattAAAGTTTTGAAAGAAGGGTTACAACTATGATCCTAAGAAGAATAAATTTCActtaaaaaaatttgacaaGTCCGATAGCGGAGACAAAAAGAAATGCTATAATTACGGTAACTATAGCCACATGTTATATGATTGCCCATCTGTTCATCAAACAATAgtacatttttttttgagtAATCATATAACACTTTTAGTCTCCAATTTTAGTCTACCATGACACCGAGACCCGCATGCCATGGGCCTGCGTAATAGATCAACCTGACAAAGTGAACAAAGCATACAACTATGACACTATATTTGTTGTACTGGACTTTTTTACCCTCTGTCAACCCTCGGTCAACCTCATCGACCAGAGAGACCATATTTTGTACAAGGTCATATCAACGGCCTATATATATACCTATGTAATAACCCTCTCATGAGGAAACTCAACTCATGTTCACTCATAATACAACACATTCACAGGGCGACACCAGAGGGTTCTCACATCGTGGAGACCTAGGGGCTCACCAAATGGACGTAGGGTGCTTCATAGCCCCGAATCAAGATAAATCCCGTCTCTTACTTTAATACCAGACACAAGGCCTATAAAATGGCCGGACGTCCCTTGCTCACGTTTACATGGCTCCATGATGTGTCCCAATCCGTGTCTAAATCACGTGAACGCACATACCCGTGTTtgtttacaaatatatatacacacactttATTTGTTTGTAAGTGTGCacctatatatatgtttgtttgtaTACTTTACATTtcaaaaaaactaagaaaatcataaatgTGGAACATGCATGTTTCAACGTGTTCTCAtgcaaaaatatgtgcaaaagTATGAACATACGTGAGGTGTACCAAAGAAAAAATATTGGGCGCAGAGTTTTGCATGTGATCTTTAATGTGTATTTTTTACAGCTCACGTGGGATCATATGTGTTTGCACAAAGTTTTGCAGGTTCCAACATGATCAACACCTATATATGatcttttttagattttgatctaAATGCAAAAGTGTACGAATCCAACTAGGTGCACAAAGAAACATCGACGCTGAACTCAAACAGAATCTTGTTGTAATTATCACACTTGTCTTAATATATATAGAACCTTTCATGATTGCATATGCATGACGCCATTGTGGCTGGTCCATATGGCATAGATACAAGAATATTTCGGTTCCTTTACCACACCTTCATACAAACGGCACACCTATATATGTATCTTGCTATCTGTATGCAGCTAGCACACCAAACACACTGTGCGTATGTGAAGAAACACAACATTCTGATGACCTTGAGGACAAACACGGTAGACTAGAAGCTAACTACTATACGTGTATTGCATGCATGCTATACTTTTATTCGTATATATATTCTGTAAGTGTACGTCTGTACTAGATGTTGCCACACTCacacccatgcatgcatgcatacacgtACGTGCAGTTCAAGCTCGATCGATCAAGATCAAGCCGCATGCCGGCCGCTGGTGTAGGGCCCGGTGAacctccggccgccggagccgTTCTGGCGCTGGCAGTTGAAGTACATGGCGGCGACGGGCGTGCCGAGGTTGTACCGGCGGGCGAAGCCGCGGGTGCTGAAGTTGTGACGCCTCGACGGCGCGTACACCGTATCCCGCCCGAGCTGCCGAAACAGCACCAGCACCATGCGGTGGATGCCCGTCGCCGGCGCAGGGGCCTCGTAGCACATCGCCTCCCGCCCTGCAAATAATCCAATTAATCACGGTTAAGTGAAACACAAATTATATCTTGTGTGCAATGCAGcatcagcatgcatgcatgtatatatgtttgTGTTCAATTGGTCATAATATatacgtacatacatacatacatgcatgcatgcatgcatgcatgcatacatacatatatacatgcatgcatgtgtgtgtgGGGCCTACTTGATACTCCACGCGTTGCCGCAGGATTTATTCATTAGTCAATGTATTTGAAACTAATTTGAATAAATGTCATGCAACGAAAATAAGCAAcactgattttttaaaaaaatacagtaATCAGTGGGCAAGCGATCGAGCAGCTCGATGCTAAAGCAAGACGATCGAGTGGTCAATTTTGAGGATGATGTAACAAAGTAAGAGAAGAGACGAAAATGGATGAACTATATATACGTGTACAATATATAAGTTTGTATTATTTATGCATGCAAAATATCCATATAGCTGGCAACCCCAGGTACCACAAAGAAACCATAAAAATAGACGCGTGCCGGCTGTTGCATGCAATGCGCGCACGCGTACTCACCGTAGGTATCATCAGTCGATGCCGGGATGTCAGTCACCATCCTGCATGGACATGAATCGATCAAAAGTTAGCATTTGATCTCATGATTTCATACAACGAATCAAACAGTATAGAAACACGTATATGTATTATATATGACGAccaacttatatatatattgtttgtCCACTTGCATTGACGCGTGTAGTGCATGCATACGCCTCGAGATGCATGGATCGAGGACGTACATTCATGCTTACAGCTGCGTATATAAGCCAGTGTACGTGGGCAACAAGCCAATACAAGGGTGCATCGGTGTGCATGCTATGTGCATAGCTAGCCAAGCTAGGGCTGCTCTCACCAGTGTAAGTACTCCCTCAAGGTTGGGTTGCTTGGGTTTGGAGCATCAGGATCAACCATCACCTATTGCAATATTCACACAGTTAAAGCAATATTATTACATTAATGTTAATTAAACTTATTAAATACCAAATTAATCCTGCTCAACAATATTGATTGCATGGTCACCAGCACCTAAACTAGTTAACATATAATAATGAGCTTAAGTACCAGGGTATATGCAACTCGATAATCGTCTCCTCCAATCTCGACCCTCGGCCTCTCAGAGACCGTCGGAGATCGCATCTCCATGCCGCTGACAATGGGCATACCATTGAACAGGACCATCAGATCAACGGAGCTGTAGAAAGGGTCCAAGACGTCTCCAATGACACGAGCAGTAACCAAGGAATCATTGGCCATTTCCAGTTTTTAGTTGGACGTGTGAGAGAGAGTACCAGTGTGTATGTGTAGGAACTTGGAGTACTGTGTGTGTCTTGAATGTACAAAAACTGCAAGGGTGGTGTGATATTTGTAGAGAGGGGCATGCAATGCCATGAGAAACCAGTAGCTTGGAATATTTTGACGAAGCTAGCAAGCGTGGAGTCTCCGAGTTTGGAGATTGCTGGAGATCCTCCTGCTTTGAGGGCGCATTGAAATATTCTCTGGGCAATTGGGGTATCGTGGTGAATTTTCACTTCACCTTTAATATAGAAGATACCAAGGACCGACAACTTATAGCTCTATACATAGAGTCGAAGTCAACTCAAAATATTGACCAGTTCCTAGAGCTGAGGAATATATAGTTGAATTGCATGGTGCCCCACTGCCACTTGCATATTTTTTCACATTTCTATATGGTTTTCATTTGGTGGCCTTGAATATGTTTTAAGTTTTCCGAAGGACACGCGTTTCAAATTTAACGGTACTCTCCGTCCGGCGGAAGAGAATGTAGAATCCAATGCTTCTCTTTCAACTTTAAGGAGAAAGTAACGCGCACAGCCTATCAGATGGTGTAACGTGTAAGGACACAAATGCAACGGCGGTGATCATGCTATACTTTATCCCGACCTTTATGCCTTTCAAATCTGATTGGGGAGCTTCAGCTTCAAGAAATTTTGAAGCAGTGGATCCCTAGCTTTAAAAATTAGTGGAGCTGAAGTTGATGTTACACTAAAGATGTTTAGTGAGTTATCTTACTTACGTTCTAGattaaaatagatatttaaatcattttatattaaCCTAGAAGGGATGTTTGTAACTTTGTATGAGAGGATATTACTctgtttatttttaattttagatttagCTTGAACTAGTTGAACAAGATCTTAATCCTCTTATTCAAACAAGCAGTCCAAGGAAGTGCAAAGTCCTTCGTTTATCCAATGCATGCTTCTAATTTAGGATATCTCGGCTGGAATCATACGCGGATAaaaatactctctctctctctctctctctctctctctctctctctctctctctctctctctctctctctagcctGACCTTTGCATTTCTTTTGTGCAAATTAAAGTAAAGTGCAAAGTTAAGGAGCTAAGTTGATTTACTACTATGCATATTCTCTGTGCAGATGTGTTTGTCAAAATGTTCGGATCCACTTAAATACATTATAAAAAACACGGAATTAATCATAATGGATATTTGGCAAATTAAAATTTGTCAACTAATAAATCAACATggatattttaataataaaaatgaATTACTAGGAGAGCATAgattaaattcaaaataaaatacctTTATAAACACAACGCAAACATGTACCACACCATTAAGATTTTGGCTAATTTAACATTCCTAAACTTCAAGTTATATGACCCTCAATCAATTTCTGGCCAGAGTTAATCTATTCCCTTTTTTTTCCATGGCAAGGGGATCGAAGAGAAATCTAAATGCTTTTGTGCAATGAAAAAGTTATGCATGATCATGTTATATGTCAACTACATGGGGGCATATTTACACCGATCAAGCAAGATGAAGTTGGCGTCGATCGAACATGAAAGTTCTTAGTTTTCATCTGCCTAATTAACCTTTCTTATTGTTGTTTCATGAGCATTATTTGGTTCCCtgattgtgtgtgtgtgtgtatataacTGGATGGTTAAGTTGCTATTAGTatatatttctataaaattaaCGAGTTATGATAAATTTGAACGATTTTCACAATTAAAGTTGGTCACAAATCTCTTTCCCTCTTAAttgtttgaaaactttcaaTCAATTTAGAAATCTGTAATTAATAGACGCTATTagcattaaaaaatattaatacaccATTATTTCTTTCCATCTATATGGGTGCATCCTTAaccttttgtttttcaattattttttcttgtgaaaatattttattccgtcataatattattaattttacgTTTGTGGTTGCTAGTCTTATTAGTAGAGTTGCTTTTTTTCCTAAACAAGCCAAAATCATAGGGTTGGTATTATAGCTTGCTATTTCAATGTACCCACACCCAAGTGCGTAATCTAGCACACGCGTAGAAAGTCATGTAGTACGAACACGCGGTTTACCACTGAAAACTCTCGCGTGTGCCAGCTAGATTGATCCTAGTGGGAAAAGTTACACTCTCATGACTCCACTCCGCCGAGGGGTAAGTGTAAACTGGGTTGGTATGTATTTGGATCATATCATTCGCTTTCAATAAATTAAGGCACGCACGTCCGATCCGTTTAGGCCTCTGGGGCGTGTTTGGGTGCAGACCAAAGTATGCCAAGCTAATTTTTGGTcttgctcgccgattttggctGCCATTTGGTTGGAGGCCAAATTTTGGTCAGCCCGCGCACAGTAAACAAAGAAGCTGGCAAATTTCCGGGCGGCCGGGGCAATTGTGCTGACGTGACAATATTTGCTAAACTGTACATCCGATTACAAATCCGTTCTAACCATTGTACTCCTGCAATTAAATCTATAAATCAAGACTGATATTGACTATATGagtctttaaaaaaattagttacaTATAAGTCTCACATATTATACTCATAGCTTTTAGAAACTTTGACATGGCTTCAATCCAAACGTTCATTTCTACTCAATTTTGGCACTACCTAACATGGCTTGATCACAAaccaaatattattatttttactaaatTGTAATATTATCCTGACTTTAACCATGactaatattttatcaaactTTTGGGGTACGCAACCAAACACGCCGGCCCCTGGTCTCAAAGAATAGTTGACAACATATTCAGTGAAGTCCTAGCTAGAGGCGTCGTACACTTACCTTTGCTCTTTTCCCAATTTCCTCACGTGCGTTTGGCCGCCTTTGCCCTTTTGCCACACCGCGAGGTACCCGGTCCCCTGCATGCAAATCTGCTAATAATCTACGTACCATCGATGGTCGGTCGCGCATGGTTCCTGCAGACCGCCGGCGGCCGGCCGTTCTTCGCCTCACGCGATGACCGCCGGAACCGACCGTGTGTACCGTAGAATGGGTCGAGACAGCCGTCTTCTTCCAGCGCTTTGGGGCTTTTGTACCATCGATGAGCTTATCTTTAGGTAGAATAATGCTTGCATGCGTGCGTGGCGcgtattttttgttttgttttgaacGAACTAACGTTTTGGAGTCCACAAGATCGAGTCGCACCGTATTTTGTTGAAGCCGTAACTTTCAGAGCATTAAGATTCGACGATGTAGAAAGAAAGTAAGGACTCTAATTTTTctgaggaagaaaagaagattcTCCGGTTGCGTTGGTTCTTGTCGCCATCTACAAAGCACAAAGGTGCCCATATCATATTACAATTGATTTATGTCGGTGTCAACAATGTGCCAATGTTACGTGGGATACAACAGCGGATCCCGAGCATCATTTCATATAtaacaataatattattaagATATTTACATAAAATTATTGGTGTCACATGACACcaatatttacatacttacattgtggatccgcccctggtGAGATAGGATCATCTAGACACCAAATTAGGAGGCAACTCGCCGTTCTGAGGTACTTTACCAGTATCATTATCATTGGAAATTAAATTTGGTTACACACCATCGAAAGATCTCGACTTCAAATATTTACGCTGAAAGATTCAggtaaattttaattattaccACCGAACGATTGCTCTGTTCAGTTTTTTTAGTACCACCACTTTGTCCATTTAAGTGTCACCCCTGTTCACTTTAATGATGTTGCCGTACCAATAATCTCAATGCACAGATGATGAACCCTGTCCCAGTCCGCACCCAACCCCCTCTGGCGGCCGCGCTGCCGGCGCTGATCTCCTGCTGTGGTCCTCTTACCCACGTGCACCATTGCATCGCCGTCACGGCGTCGCCTCCTGCCTCTGTGTTCACCCGTCGGACAAAGCTGCCCACCGGCCGTGGCACTCCATCGTCGAGGAGGACTGGAGAAGCTCCTGTAATTGACAAACgaaggagaaggctgaggataAGTGCCATGTCTTAGGACGTTCAGGCAGGCAGGGATCCGTGGTAGCTACCATTCCATGCACTGCTGGGTCAAGGGCCCCTAGCACTTGatgagctgcatgcatgcatactgcGCGATGTGGTCATAGTGCCAGTGCTAGCTAGACCTTGCCGCTACCAACGCTGCGTGCCTCAGCAGGGCTCGCCTGTCCGCTTCTACTCTACTGGTCGAGCAAAGAAGATGTTTTGGAACAGATGGGAGGCAGATCTTCGACACTCACCTGTGGCTAGAGCTGGGACTTAGGCCGTGCTTTTTTGGGCCGGCTCAAGCACGACAAGGCACGGCCTAGCCCAAGCATAGCCCGGCACAAGCATAGATGGGCCAGGTTGGCCCGGCATGATTTATGGGTCAGACCGGACCTTGATATCAGGTGCGATAGGTGGCCCAACTCGGCACGAAAAATGGGCCTTGCTTGGGCCAGCCCGGCACGAAAAA
This genomic interval carries:
- the LOC133920636 gene encoding protein FLOWERING LOCUS T-like, whose translation is MANDSLVTARVIGDVLDPFYSSVDLMVLFNGMPIVSGMEMRSPTVSERPRVEIGGDDYRVAYTLVMVDPDAPNPSNPTLREYLHWMVTDIPASTDDTYGREAMCYEAPAPATGIHRMVLVLFRQLGRDTVYAPSRRHNFSTRGFARRYNLGTPVAAMYFNCQRQNGSGGRRFTGPYTSGRHAA